One Chitinophaga sp. H8 DNA window includes the following coding sequences:
- a CDS encoding RNA polymerase sigma factor, whose product MRIPTDNERALLSLIAEGNEPAFRAFYDLYWEKLYNYLMSIIKSREITEEIVIDIFLKLWTGRELLQDIQHLDGFLRKVAYNKAMDFFKIASRDAQLKRVIADKMVNETAIGADQLLLDNESRNILHQAIQQLSPQRRLIFTLSREEGLTHDQIARQLNLSRNTVRNSMAEALKTIRHYLRHNDIEPLIALGVLFKL is encoded by the coding sequence TTGCGTATTCCTACAGATAACGAAAGAGCACTGTTATCATTGATAGCAGAGGGAAACGAGCCTGCGTTCAGGGCCTTCTATGATCTTTACTGGGAAAAGTTATACAACTACCTGATGAGCATCATCAAATCCAGGGAGATTACGGAAGAGATTGTCATAGACATTTTCCTGAAATTATGGACCGGCCGGGAGTTGCTGCAAGACATCCAGCACCTGGATGGTTTTCTGCGTAAAGTGGCTTATAACAAAGCCATGGACTTTTTTAAGATCGCCAGCAGAGATGCCCAGCTGAAGCGGGTGATCGCCGATAAAATGGTAAATGAAACTGCTATTGGCGCAGATCAGCTGCTGCTGGATAATGAATCGCGGAATATCTTACATCAGGCTATTCAGCAATTATCGCCACAGCGCCGCCTTATATTTACCCTCAGCCGGGAAGAAGGCCTAACACATGATCAGATAGCCCGGCAGCTCAATCTCTCCAGGAACACCGTGCGCAATAGCATGGCAGAGGCTTTAAAAACCATCCGTCATTATCTCAGGCATAATGATATAGAGCCGCTCATCGCCCTTGGTGTGCTGTTTAAACTGTAA
- a CDS encoding MFS transporter → MTVNKSLIANFALHESSAIVKMTTGAIKLKRIKDGNVWIATLLAFAMIPMSGFATDIYLPSLPGMAGALGITNSQTQLTLSLFLISYGVSQLFVGGLLDSYGRYKISLVSILVFCISCVIIANTKSIYVIYAMRILHGITIAAMVVSKRAFFVDLYSGEQLKNYLSIFTIIWSTGPIVAPFIGGFLEVNFGWSSNFYFLGGFGAILLLLELIFSGETIKHTTAFHPAKILAIYVEMVRTGSFTLGIGMLGLAYSMVMVYNMSGPFIIEHYFNLSPVITGYCSLLLGFAWMVGGFLGKGTINKPFIRKMNINVSFQLVAALALLLTFSLFNQLWTVLVFAFMVHVGAGFTYNNYFTFCLQKFPQNAGIAGGLTGGLCYVIVSMLSYTLIYLLPAKDGVNLSFSYIALILVSALVMYRVFVLNGKEPHHTA, encoded by the coding sequence ATGACAGTAAATAAATCATTAATCGCTAATTTTGCACTCCATGAATCATCAGCAATTGTAAAAATGACTACTGGCGCTATTAAATTGAAGAGAATAAAGGATGGTAATGTTTGGATAGCTACCCTGCTTGCTTTTGCCATGATCCCGATGTCCGGCTTTGCTACAGACATCTATCTCCCCTCGCTGCCGGGTATGGCTGGTGCACTGGGAATTACCAACAGCCAGACACAGCTTACCCTGAGTTTGTTCCTGATCAGCTATGGTGTGTCCCAGCTTTTTGTGGGAGGCCTGCTGGATAGCTACGGCAGGTATAAAATATCGTTGGTATCCATCCTGGTCTTTTGTATTTCCTGCGTCATTATTGCCAATACAAAGAGTATCTATGTCATATACGCCATGCGCATATTGCATGGGATCACTATTGCTGCGATGGTGGTGAGTAAGCGTGCCTTTTTTGTTGATTTGTATTCAGGAGAACAGCTTAAAAATTACCTCAGCATATTTACTATTATCTGGTCTACCGGGCCTATAGTGGCGCCTTTTATAGGTGGTTTCCTGGAGGTGAATTTTGGATGGAGTTCCAACTTTTATTTCCTGGGAGGTTTTGGTGCCATCCTGTTGCTGCTGGAGCTTATTTTCAGTGGCGAAACCATCAAACATACCACTGCTTTTCATCCGGCAAAAATACTTGCTATTTATGTGGAGATGGTCCGTACAGGCAGTTTTACATTGGGTATCGGGATGTTGGGACTGGCCTATTCTATGGTGATGGTGTATAACATGTCCGGGCCTTTTATCATTGAGCATTATTTCAATCTGTCGCCGGTGATTACCGGATATTGTTCTCTGCTCCTGGGGTTTGCCTGGATGGTAGGTGGTTTTCTGGGCAAGGGGACGATCAACAAACCTTTTATCCGGAAAATGAATATCAATGTGTCCTTCCAGCTTGTAGCGGCGCTGGCATTGTTGCTTACCTTTTCCCTGTTTAATCAGTTGTGGACGGTATTGGTCTTTGCCTTTATGGTGCATGTGGGTGCCGGATTTACCTATAATAATTATTTTACCTTTTGTTTGCAGAAGTTTCCCCAAAATGCGGGTATAGCCGGAGGGCTTACCGGTGGTTTATGTTATGTCATTGTTTCCATGCTGAGTTATACCCTGATCTATCTGTTGCCCGCAAAAGACGGGGTAAACCTGTCGTTCAGCTATATAGCACTGATCCTGGTCAGCGCACTGGTAATGTACCGGGTATTTGTATTGAACGGAAAAGAGCCGCATCATACTGCATAG
- a CDS encoding ABC transporter permease yields MFLNYLKIAFRVLWRNKIYVILNIAGLGFAIACCILAYLNYNYRASFNQNHTHTEHIYRVNSTRLVDGNKQPWGVIPLPLAQAMQQGQTGIAQMARLSSAAVVVKAGENTFDEHIHYADKTLFDFFTFPLQSGNLSGFSKPDQVIISAAFAEKYFPKQMPVGQSLTIIDQEGTSRLYTVAAVTQKIPANSSIQFDIITSFENGFIHGQVAPDDWANQRLITTFVALKEAQEARFVTANLNAYVAPHNHNHTDWPIAGFSLQPFSALAASSDIDMPGYVYGSQLTPNPRGVLVIVPAIMSLFILIITCFNFTNISIAFSSRRLKEIGIRKVIGGYKRQLIWQFLTENIILCLFAAILAMLFVRLLLPTVMQLTNVDLSPDYGQDDGFWLLLILIPFVSAVFSGLYPAVYISSFQPVRILKGKTSFAASNRFTRLLMIAQFSLSCFALVVGIAMSQYASFQEKADFGYAINEVAVVAVNSPQEYRVFSQAIRQYPGIKSVAGCAQQIGGGTYTLTAKTEDAQIQTQVAHISGESYLNTMGIRLIQGRHFYTTDADAAILVNETFLKRLSLTHPLGQRVTLDSTSYTIVGVVKDYKEYGLHDLVPPCVLRMAKPDEYRFIVVRAAEDKLSQVTKYLQTAWHEAAPNVPYRGYLQSDVIEKEVRMTQAFKSIAFFLAIVTLLLSASGLFAQISLNIDYRSKEIGIRKVLGASVLQIIGLVNREFIRILLIAFTLGAALGYLFTNRFIFQVIYKYHQEAGPIPYIGTFLIVLLCCSAIIGTKVFRAANANPINRLRTE; encoded by the coding sequence ATGTTCCTGAACTACCTGAAGATAGCTTTCCGTGTTCTTTGGCGCAACAAGATTTATGTGATCCTCAACATAGCAGGTTTAGGTTTTGCCATTGCCTGCTGTATACTGGCCTACCTCAATTATAATTACAGGGCCAGCTTCAACCAAAACCATACACATACCGAACATATTTACCGGGTAAACAGTACACGGCTGGTGGATGGCAATAAGCAACCCTGGGGAGTGATACCTTTACCACTAGCACAGGCCATGCAGCAAGGACAAACAGGGATAGCGCAGATGGCCAGACTCAGCAGTGCGGCCGTTGTGGTAAAAGCCGGGGAAAATACTTTCGATGAGCATATTCACTACGCAGATAAAACCTTGTTTGATTTTTTCACCTTTCCACTCCAATCCGGTAACCTGTCCGGCTTTAGCAAACCGGATCAGGTAATCATCAGCGCAGCTTTTGCAGAGAAATACTTTCCTAAGCAAATGCCGGTAGGCCAATCGCTGACGATCATTGACCAGGAAGGAACATCCAGATTATATACGGTAGCAGCCGTAACGCAAAAGATACCCGCCAATTCAAGTATTCAGTTTGACATCATCACCTCATTTGAAAATGGATTTATTCATGGGCAGGTAGCTCCGGATGACTGGGCTAACCAGCGTCTTATTACCACATTTGTAGCATTAAAAGAGGCACAGGAGGCACGTTTTGTAACCGCCAACCTGAATGCTTATGTTGCCCCTCATAACCATAACCACACAGATTGGCCCATAGCAGGTTTTTCGCTCCAACCATTCTCAGCGCTGGCAGCTAGTTCGGATATTGACATGCCAGGATACGTATATGGTAGTCAGTTAACTCCCAACCCCCGTGGGGTGCTTGTGATTGTTCCGGCCATCATGTCACTGTTTATTCTGATTATTACCTGTTTTAATTTCACAAATATTTCCATCGCATTTTCCAGTCGCCGGTTAAAAGAAATCGGTATCCGTAAAGTAATAGGCGGTTATAAACGGCAACTGATATGGCAATTCTTAACCGAAAACATTATACTGTGTCTGTTCGCAGCTATATTGGCAATGTTATTTGTCCGCCTGCTGTTGCCAACAGTTATGCAGCTCACCAACGTTGATCTTTCGCCTGACTATGGGCAGGATGATGGTTTTTGGTTATTACTGATATTGATTCCCTTTGTGAGCGCTGTCTTTTCCGGCCTCTATCCGGCTGTATACATCAGTTCTTTTCAGCCGGTACGCATTCTTAAAGGCAAGACTTCCTTTGCAGCTTCCAACCGTTTTACACGTTTGCTGATGATCGCACAATTCAGTCTGTCGTGTTTTGCACTGGTAGTAGGCATTGCCATGTCACAGTATGCATCCTTTCAGGAAAAAGCAGATTTTGGTTATGCGATTAATGAAGTGGCAGTTGTAGCTGTTAACAGTCCGCAGGAGTACCGCGTTTTTAGCCAGGCTATCCGGCAATATCCCGGCATTAAAAGTGTAGCCGGGTGCGCGCAACAAATTGGTGGCGGTACCTACACCCTCACCGCCAAAACTGAAGATGCACAAATACAAACGCAGGTAGCTCATATCAGCGGGGAATCCTATCTTAATACCATGGGGATCCGTTTAATTCAGGGGCGTCACTTTTATACCACGGATGCAGATGCAGCTATCCTGGTCAATGAAACCTTTCTGAAACGCTTGTCATTGACGCATCCCCTGGGGCAGCGGGTAACACTGGATAGTACCAGCTACACAATTGTTGGCGTTGTGAAAGATTACAAAGAATATGGCTTGCACGATCTTGTACCTCCTTGTGTGCTGCGGATGGCTAAACCGGATGAATACAGGTTTATAGTGGTTCGGGCAGCCGAAGATAAATTATCGCAGGTCACTAAATACCTGCAGACAGCGTGGCATGAGGCAGCCCCCAATGTACCCTACCGCGGATATTTACAATCAGATGTAATTGAAAAGGAGGTCCGGATGACCCAGGCATTTAAATCTATCGCATTTTTTCTGGCAATCGTTACCTTGCTTTTGTCTGCCTCCGGCTTGTTTGCACAAATATCCCTGAACATAGACTACCGGAGCAAAGAAATAGGTATCCGCAAAGTATTGGGTGCTTCTGTACTACAAATTATAGGATTAGTAAACCGGGAATTCATCCGCATTCTCCTGATTGCATTTACGCTTGGCGCTGCTTTAGGTTACCTGTTTACAAACAGGTTTATTTTCCAGGTTATTTATAAATATCATCAGGAGGCGGGGCCGATACCCTACATAGGCACCTTCCTGATCGTACTGCTTTGTTGTAGTGCTATCATCGGAACAAAAGTATTCCGGGCTGCCAATGCCAATCCGATAAACAGATTACGGACTGAATAG
- a CDS encoding FecR family protein — protein sequence MSSNPIRLKYLFEKYLQNTCNKKELEEFWQLMSQLSENDLISGEMMALWDKMPPAYQPSRKADKEKIYASIFERAAAQEINYKMLHQKTSRPLVRLWQAAAVLLICLALGWWQWGRQVSPPPQQVAVTEKKARVHQVISLPDGSTVILNNDSKLDFPPVFSGNSRDVYLTGEAYFEVRKQAHKPFIVHTGRFVTTVLGTRFNIKAQLDDPDFAVTVTNGKVRVSDDKKELGTLLENDQMVVSKASGQATQQVVNGREVIAWTRQDLFFKNITLEAAMMILSDHYNTKILFRNDALQHCRFTGTFFSNNGLEQVLNIITGVTDTEWKKENDTIWIEGKGCTGNE from the coding sequence ATGTCGTCTAATCCTATCAGGTTAAAATACCTGTTTGAGAAATATTTACAGAATACCTGCAATAAAAAGGAATTGGAAGAATTCTGGCAACTCATGTCCCAGCTTTCCGAAAATGACCTCATCAGCGGGGAAATGATGGCGCTCTGGGACAAGATGCCACCAGCCTATCAGCCTTCCCGGAAAGCAGATAAGGAAAAAATCTATGCCAGCATCTTTGAAAGAGCTGCAGCACAAGAGATCAATTACAAAATGCTGCATCAAAAGACCAGCAGACCACTGGTCAGACTATGGCAGGCAGCAGCGGTATTACTCATTTGCCTGGCATTGGGGTGGTGGCAATGGGGACGGCAGGTATCACCACCTCCTCAACAGGTAGCAGTAACTGAAAAGAAAGCACGGGTACACCAGGTGATCAGTTTGCCCGATGGCTCTACGGTAATCCTGAACAATGACAGCAAACTGGATTTTCCGCCTGTTTTTTCGGGCAACAGCCGGGATGTATACCTGACAGGAGAAGCTTACTTTGAGGTCCGCAAACAGGCTCACAAACCTTTTATTGTACACACCGGCAGGTTTGTGACTACGGTACTGGGTACCAGATTCAATATAAAAGCACAGCTGGATGATCCTGATTTTGCGGTAACCGTTACTAATGGTAAAGTCCGGGTGTCTGATGATAAAAAAGAGCTGGGCACCCTGCTTGAAAACGACCAGATGGTGGTCAGCAAAGCATCCGGGCAGGCTACACAGCAGGTGGTAAACGGCCGGGAAGTGATCGCATGGACCAGGCAGGACCTTTTCTTTAAAAACATCACCCTGGAAGCAGCTATGATGATCCTGAGCGATCATTATAATACAAAAATCCTGTTCCGCAATGATGCCTTGCAGCATTGCCGCTTTACAGGTACTTTCTTCAGCAATAACGGACTGGAACAGGTATTAAACATCATCACCGGTGTAACTGATACAGAATGGAAAAAGGAAAACGATACCATCTGGATTGAAGGAAAAGGCTGTACCGGAAACGAATAG
- a CDS encoding SusC/RagA family TonB-linked outer membrane protein encodes MRAGSLVLTILFLSVNLLLALQGNGQNIKHTMVAISLKDEPLVAAFQQIEQQTSFRFAYVETQLSAYQHQHLAAGTRTLEATLELLLSNTPFTYQITGNSIGIMKKKVERENITGTTTSNLLTVQGKVLNEKGMPLPGAAVIVKGTAKGATTDTIGIFTLHQVQAPAELQIRMLGYALQETGISKHHSDFLNIVLTADTKSLNQIVVVGYNTQQKGNIISSIATISGMELQKTPTANISNTLAGRVPGILAATTSGRPGSGAYLRIRGKVSLNEPGPLVVIDGIVRNDDYGSINPEEVENISVLKDAAATAAYGARAAGGVILITTKRGKVGKPVMTYNGFTGTESPTKYPSLMNPYTYAITRNQAALNAGYDPGNPTQASRFYSPQQLADFKSGKVGTDWWQENFSGKGALSQHNIAVRGGSEQIRYFAVLGYVNQQGLWDAYNYKRFNLRSNVDAKINATLNIGLNLEARRSITKAAGLDAYTIFEHTVQTPPTLAAYTPSGRYNDLMVPHPIADITQSGSNKQQDEIFQGTLFFEQQLPFITEGLSLKGTAAVVRRQYFQKLWRTPYLLYSEDPQGNITGSRTIGISGLTTTSLFQELKQFTNTTANISLNYTRTIGKHELSGLALYERIEQHSHYFNASRQQFPTNQRDDFYASGVDQQAVDGKSAVDDARKSFVGIFNYAYNTRYLLNATMRYDGSYKFPPGKRWGLFPSVSAGWRLSEEPFLKGAGFINDLKLRASTGVTGNDNVNAFQYLDEYTFSQGQVPGTFPPFYAPVIDNQPTVVLNNGVYANPNITWEKLHTTNFGLDATILNGLLEITFDYFLRTTSDMLWDRASSVPATFGRKLPKENYAAMKSNGLEFVLRHAGQAHAVQYDISVQGTFSANRITKIDDPENGNAWEKRLGRPLGFTTGYHALGLFQSEEEINKWYGGKQFGQQQVPGDIKYADVNGDGEITDQDQAVISNYDVLPQIIYGISGGLRWKNFDMDFLFQGAAQRSLILSMEAITLFRGGQYNSFQYLSEGAWSPQHTTAKYPRATIDASFNNNRYSSFWLRNTAYLRLKAVNIGYTFNASWFKQHNKKLRLYVAGANLFTWSPFTEFDPEAESGVGYYYPQMRTFTTGVNFSF; translated from the coding sequence ATGCGAGCCGGATCCCTTGTCCTTACCATTCTTTTTCTCTCCGTCAATTTACTGTTGGCGCTACAGGGAAATGGGCAAAACATCAAGCATACAATGGTGGCTATTAGCCTGAAGGATGAGCCGCTGGTAGCTGCATTCCAACAGATAGAACAGCAAACCAGCTTCCGGTTTGCGTATGTGGAAACGCAACTGAGTGCTTATCAGCACCAGCACCTGGCAGCGGGCACCCGTACCCTGGAAGCAACACTGGAGCTATTGCTCAGCAATACACCATTTACTTATCAGATAACCGGCAACAGCATCGGCATCATGAAAAAGAAAGTGGAACGGGAAAATATAACAGGTACTACTACCAGCAATCTGCTCACCGTACAGGGAAAAGTTTTGAACGAAAAAGGAATGCCCTTACCAGGTGCTGCTGTTATTGTAAAAGGTACAGCCAAAGGTGCTACAACAGATACCATAGGAATATTCACCCTCCATCAGGTGCAGGCACCGGCAGAACTGCAGATAAGGATGCTGGGCTATGCTTTACAGGAAACAGGTATCAGCAAACATCACAGCGACTTCTTAAATATTGTTTTAACAGCAGATACAAAATCACTGAACCAGATAGTAGTGGTGGGATATAATACACAGCAGAAAGGTAATATCATCAGCTCCATTGCTACCATATCAGGGATGGAATTACAAAAAACACCTACAGCCAATATTTCCAACACGCTGGCTGGCAGAGTGCCTGGCATACTGGCCGCTACCACCAGTGGCCGACCTGGAAGCGGGGCCTATCTCCGGATAAGAGGAAAGGTTTCTTTAAATGAACCCGGTCCGTTAGTAGTGATAGATGGCATTGTCCGGAACGACGATTATGGTAGTATCAACCCGGAAGAAGTGGAAAATATCTCCGTACTGAAAGATGCCGCAGCTACTGCTGCATACGGCGCCAGGGCGGCAGGTGGCGTAATACTGATTACCACCAAAAGAGGAAAAGTAGGTAAACCCGTTATGACCTACAACGGATTTACCGGCACAGAAAGTCCTACTAAATATCCCAGCCTGATGAATCCCTATACCTATGCCATCACCCGTAATCAGGCGGCTTTAAATGCGGGATATGATCCCGGCAATCCTACCCAGGCCAGCAGGTTCTATTCCCCGCAGCAACTGGCGGATTTTAAATCAGGGAAGGTAGGTACGGATTGGTGGCAGGAGAACTTTTCCGGGAAAGGAGCTTTGTCACAACACAATATCGCTGTCCGGGGTGGCTCCGAACAGATCAGGTATTTTGCGGTACTGGGTTATGTGAACCAGCAGGGATTATGGGATGCTTATAACTATAAGCGCTTTAACCTGCGGTCCAATGTAGATGCCAAAATAAATGCAACACTCAATATCGGTCTCAACCTGGAAGCAAGGCGCAGCATTACCAAAGCGGCGGGCCTGGACGCCTACACTATTTTTGAACATACCGTACAAACACCTCCTACGCTTGCGGCCTATACTCCCAGCGGCAGATACAACGATCTGATGGTACCACATCCGATCGCAGATATCACACAAAGCGGCAGCAACAAACAACAGGATGAAATATTTCAGGGGACCCTCTTCTTTGAACAACAGCTGCCATTTATTACCGAAGGGTTATCCCTAAAAGGTACGGCCGCAGTGGTCAGAAGACAGTACTTCCAAAAATTATGGCGCACACCTTATCTTCTGTACAGTGAAGACCCGCAGGGAAACATCACCGGTTCCAGAACCATTGGTATCAGCGGACTCACCACCACGTCCCTGTTTCAGGAACTCAAGCAGTTTACCAACACCACCGCCAATATTTCGCTTAACTATACCCGGACTATTGGCAAACACGAACTGAGTGGCCTGGCCTTGTACGAAAGGATCGAACAGCACAGTCATTACTTTAACGCCAGCAGACAACAGTTCCCTACCAATCAACGGGATGATTTTTATGCAAGTGGAGTAGACCAACAGGCCGTAGATGGAAAATCTGCCGTAGATGATGCGAGGAAATCATTTGTAGGCATATTCAATTACGCCTATAACACCAGGTACCTGCTAAATGCTACCATGCGGTATGATGGTTCTTATAAGTTTCCGCCGGGCAAACGCTGGGGATTGTTCCCCTCCGTTTCTGCGGGATGGCGCTTATCTGAAGAACCTTTCCTGAAAGGTGCCGGTTTTATCAATGACCTGAAACTGCGGGCCTCTACCGGGGTAACAGGCAATGATAACGTGAATGCTTTTCAATACCTGGATGAATATACTTTTTCACAGGGGCAGGTACCCGGTACTTTTCCGCCATTTTATGCCCCTGTTATTGACAACCAGCCTACGGTTGTTTTGAACAATGGTGTGTATGCCAATCCCAACATTACCTGGGAAAAGCTCCACACCACCAACTTCGGGCTGGATGCTACTATCTTAAACGGTCTGCTGGAAATAACCTTTGACTACTTTCTGCGTACCACCAGCGATATGTTATGGGACCGGGCCAGTTCTGTACCTGCTACATTTGGCAGGAAACTGCCCAAAGAGAATTATGCCGCGATGAAAAGCAACGGGCTGGAATTTGTACTGCGACATGCCGGCCAGGCGCATGCCGTACAATATGATATCAGTGTGCAGGGAACTTTTTCGGCCAACCGGATTACGAAGATCGATGATCCGGAAAATGGGAATGCCTGGGAAAAAAGATTAGGCCGGCCTTTAGGCTTTACTACCGGCTACCATGCCTTAGGGCTCTTCCAGTCGGAAGAGGAAATAAACAAGTGGTATGGAGGCAAACAATTTGGCCAGCAGCAGGTACCCGGTGATATTAAGTATGCAGATGTAAACGGAGATGGCGAGATTACCGATCAGGACCAGGCTGTAATCAGCAATTACGATGTACTGCCGCAGATCATCTATGGTATTTCCGGCGGGCTGCGCTGGAAGAACTTTGATATGGATTTCCTGTTCCAGGGAGCTGCACAGCGGTCGTTAATATTGAGTATGGAGGCTATTACGCTTTTCAGAGGAGGGCAATACAACTCCTTCCAATACCTGTCGGAGGGGGCCTGGTCACCTCAGCATACTACCGCAAAATATCCCCGTGCTACGATTGATGCCAGCTTTAACAATAACAGGTATTCCAGCTTCTGGCTCAGGAATACGGCTTACCTGCGGCTAAAAGCAGTGAACATAGGATACACTTTTAATGCGTCATGGTTCAAACAGCATAACAAAAAATTACGTTTATACGTAGCTGGTGCAAACCTATTCACCTGGAGTCCATTCACAGAATTTGATCCCGAAGCCGAAAGCGGAGTAGGATACTATTATCCGCAGATGCGCACTTTTACGACTGGTGTAAATTTCTCATTCTAA
- a CDS encoding PQQ-dependent sugar dehydrogenase yields MNKYLNPHFLTAICIGSALTLFSCGQGAPKSADAEKSADSTAAPVETKKANTDYQPAFAGQTRIAGVKTATPYEYKMLDSTLKFPWGVTSLPDGRLIITERKAGTMRIVTLEGKVGEAITGIPAVNPEGQGGLLGIRVDPDFGNNRMIYWVFSEKRPEGNLTAVAKGKLSADEKKIEGATVIYRATPAYKGTLHYGGRILIDKDGNLIISTGERSDLETRPQAQDLTSALGKVIRITKDGQPAAGNPFAGKTDARPELYSYGHRNVQGLAINPVTGDLWETEFGPRGGDELNRIEPGKNYGWPIITYGLEYSGQKVGDSIQQKAGLEQPVYYWDPVLSPSGITFYSGSNMPEWKNNLFICGLSSMHIARLIIENNKVVGEERLLAGEEQRFRDITEGKDGALYAVTDMGRLYRIAKK; encoded by the coding sequence ATGAATAAGTATTTAAACCCTCATTTTTTGACCGCGATCTGCATAGGAAGCGCATTGACGTTATTTTCCTGCGGACAAGGTGCTCCCAAAAGCGCTGATGCGGAAAAATCGGCTGACAGCACCGCTGCACCTGTAGAAACCAAAAAGGCGAATACAGACTATCAGCCGGCATTTGCCGGTCAGACCAGGATAGCTGGTGTAAAAACAGCTACCCCCTATGAATACAAGATGCTGGATAGCACCCTTAAATTTCCCTGGGGCGTTACCAGTTTGCCTGATGGCCGTTTGATCATCACGGAAAGAAAAGCAGGTACCATGCGGATCGTTACCCTGGAAGGAAAGGTGGGCGAAGCGATCACTGGTATCCCCGCAGTTAATCCCGAAGGACAAGGAGGTTTACTGGGTATCCGCGTAGATCCCGACTTTGGAAACAACCGGATGATCTACTGGGTATTTTCAGAAAAACGCCCGGAAGGTAATCTGACAGCTGTTGCTAAAGGAAAATTATCAGCAGATGAAAAAAAGATAGAAGGTGCTACCGTGATATACCGCGCTACACCTGCTTATAAAGGCACCTTACACTACGGTGGCAGGATCCTGATCGACAAGGACGGCAATCTGATCATCAGCACCGGAGAGCGTTCAGACCTGGAAACAAGACCACAGGCACAGGATCTCACTTCTGCCTTAGGTAAAGTGATCCGGATCACCAAAGATGGCCAGCCTGCTGCCGGCAATCCATTTGCGGGTAAAACGGATGCAAGGCCCGAACTCTATTCTTACGGTCATCGTAATGTACAGGGGCTTGCTATTAACCCTGTTACCGGCGACCTGTGGGAAACTGAATTTGGTCCAAGGGGTGGAGATGAACTCAACCGCATAGAACCAGGTAAAAACTATGGCTGGCCTATCATCACCTACGGTCTTGAATACAGCGGCCAGAAAGTAGGCGATAGCATTCAGCAGAAAGCAGGACTGGAACAACCGGTTTACTACTGGGATCCGGTGCTTTCTCCCAGCGGCATCACCTTCTATAGTGGCAGCAATATGCCGGAATGGAAAAATAACCTGTTCATCTGCGGGCTGAGCAGCATGCACATTGCACGCCTGATTATTGAAAATAATAAAGTGGTAGGAGAAGAAAGATTACTGGCTGGTGAAGAACAACGTTTCCGCGATATCACAGAAGGTAAAGACGGTGCACTATATGCTGTTACAGATATGGGCAGGCTATACCGGATTGCCAAGAAATAA
- a CDS encoding dihydrofolate reductase family protein has protein sequence MRKIIVTTFITLDGVIQGPGAFEEDRSNGFKWGGWIVPHGDELTQQTMADSMKEDFDLLLGRFTYDIFAAYWPYKENNPIAEKFNRIHKYVVSGKPVELTWENSTLITGDIVAGLKQLKTQDGPNLLVNGSGKMVQTLLEHGLVDILHLWVFPITIGKGKRLFADGTQPGNWKLLDSKVSSTGVIIASYAPAGEIKLGAFEPDNPSAAERERRKRVGH, from the coding sequence ATGAGGAAAATTATTGTCACTACGTTTATTACACTGGATGGTGTAATACAGGGTCCGGGAGCATTTGAAGAAGATAGGTCCAATGGTTTTAAATGGGGAGGATGGATCGTACCACATGGGGATGAGCTTACGCAGCAGACCATGGCGGATTCGATGAAGGAGGATTTTGACCTTTTACTGGGCCGGTTCACCTATGATATTTTCGCAGCCTACTGGCCATATAAAGAAAATAATCCTATTGCAGAGAAGTTTAATCGTATTCATAAGTATGTGGTTTCGGGTAAGCCGGTGGAACTAACCTGGGAAAATTCCACCCTGATCACCGGGGATATCGTAGCAGGACTGAAGCAACTGAAAACCCAGGATGGTCCCAACCTGTTGGTCAATGGCAGTGGGAAAATGGTACAAACATTACTGGAGCATGGACTCGTGGATATACTGCATCTCTGGGTATTCCCGATAACCATTGGAAAAGGAAAACGTCTGTTTGCAGACGGCACTCAACCCGGCAACTGGAAATTACTGGACTCAAAAGTATCTTCCACCGGCGTTATTATCGCCAGTTATGCACCGGCAGGTGAAATAAAATTAGGCGCTTTCGAGCCGGACAATCCTTCAGCAGCAGAGCGGGAGAGAAGAAAGCGGGTAGGGCATTAA